Proteins from a single region of Halorubrum sp. 2020YC2:
- a CDS encoding DUF5807 family protein has protein sequence MSKLDEFLAGERLDDVVFYVSDAYLDDDSRLRSVGTETDGGVRLILDGETGRSAFQAGTGMGAMEFAKTAMGADGEIARTLDDGVCPFASDGDGGDAGEGPDGDHGIRFVFAFAEAQNEEVGGLYAEGDVVHAYAHCTCGESYSHKWVIGDRDGE, from the coding sequence ATGAGCAAACTCGACGAGTTCCTCGCGGGCGAGCGGCTCGACGACGTGGTCTTCTACGTGAGCGACGCGTACCTCGACGACGACTCCCGGCTCCGGAGCGTGGGCACCGAGACCGACGGCGGCGTCCGGCTGATCCTCGACGGCGAGACCGGCCGCTCCGCGTTCCAGGCGGGCACGGGCATGGGCGCGATGGAGTTCGCTAAGACGGCGATGGGCGCCGACGGCGAGATCGCGCGCACCCTCGACGACGGGGTGTGCCCGTTCGCGAGCGACGGCGACGGGGGGGACGCGGGCGAGGGCCCCGACGGCGACCACGGGATCCGGTTCGTCTTCGCGTTCGCGGAGGCGCAAAACGAGGAGGTCGGCGGGCTCTACGCCGAGGGCGACGTGGTCCACGCGTACGCCCACTGTACCTGCGGCGAGAGCTACTCGCACAAGTGGGTCATCGGCGACCGCGACGGCGAATAA